In one window of Streptomyces kaniharaensis DNA:
- a CDS encoding DUF6296 family protein → MRSLNRRYAVTLPGPIGGHAPLSVVVVHATDAVGPGGGLVWENVDGDLRVEIFGEVANVLTAPAGGSRHPCLQAVPLP, encoded by the coding sequence ATGAGAAGCCTCAATCGCCGCTATGCGGTGACCCTACCCGGCCCGATCGGCGGGCACGCTCCGCTGTCCGTCGTCGTCGTTCACGCGACCGACGCCGTGGGGCCCGGTGGAGGCCTTGTCTGGGAGAACGTGGACGGCGACCTCCGGGTCGAGATCTTCGGCGAGGTGGCCAACGTCCTCACCGCTCCCGCGGGCGGCAGCCGGCACCCCTGCCTGCAGGCAGTGCCACTGCCGTGA
- a CDS encoding GAF and ANTAR domain-containing protein: MTREARVNEAFAGLTETLIGPGYDTVEFLHRLTEVCTGLSGTAGCGLVVADRRGNLRDIAYSGDRVRHLAALQIAIGEGPCLDCHRTGEPVVERDLGQAQDRWPRFVPQALALGFRSVRAVPLRLDGRTVGALNVFDVRTGVEPGQDGPDIVQPLADLAVIALLQRKHGREQTAAEEISTALVDRTAIERAKGVLAEAGGLDMDTAFEVLRSHARRSGTGVADVARSLVEGALEPVTVLAG; this comes from the coding sequence ATGACGCGCGAGGCCCGCGTGAACGAGGCGTTCGCCGGGCTCACCGAGACACTGATCGGACCGGGCTACGACACCGTCGAGTTCCTGCACCGGCTCACCGAGGTCTGCACGGGACTCAGCGGGACGGCGGGCTGCGGTCTCGTCGTGGCGGACCGCCGCGGCAACCTGCGCGACATCGCCTACTCCGGCGACCGGGTCCGCCACCTGGCAGCGCTGCAGATCGCGATCGGCGAGGGGCCCTGCCTGGACTGCCACCGCACCGGCGAGCCCGTCGTCGAACGGGATCTCGGCCAAGCGCAGGATCGCTGGCCCCGGTTCGTCCCTCAGGCGCTCGCCCTCGGCTTCCGTTCGGTGCGCGCGGTACCACTGCGCCTGGACGGCCGGACCGTGGGCGCGCTGAACGTCTTCGACGTCCGTACCGGGGTCGAGCCGGGCCAGGACGGCCCGGACATCGTCCAGCCGCTCGCCGACCTCGCCGTGATCGCCCTGCTCCAGCGCAAGCACGGACGGGAGCAGACCGCCGCGGAGGAGATCAGCACCGCGCTGGTGGACCGGACCGCCATCGAACGGGCGAAGGGCGTGCTCGCCGAGGCCGGCGGGCTGGACATGGACACCGCCTTCGAGGTGCTCCGCTCACACGCCCGCCGCTCCGGCACCGGCGTGGCCGACGTGGCCCGCTCCCTGGTGGAGGGAGCCCTGGAGCCGGTCACCGTGCTGGCGGGCTGA
- a CDS encoding GAF and ANTAR domain-containing protein: protein MADLTRIAQIMAEAVNGPGRPSLPERLCLACVEALTVEAAAITLMADTGHRAGVWASDGRARRMEERQFSLGEGPGVDAFRSRRPVSVADLLSPAEMRWPVLTVDLASAAPVHHGLRSVYVSPLHLGTSSIGVLSLYRSDPGVPGTEEVADIQVAATTVTLAIVGSFMGPSGDVPAQPWLDDPPLNGVEVDQAVGMIMVQLSVSATEALDRLRAHAFAQDQEIDQVARDVVRRRLRFTEEDR, encoded by the coding sequence ATGGCCGATCTGACGCGGATCGCGCAGATCATGGCCGAGGCCGTCAACGGCCCGGGCCGACCGTCCCTGCCCGAACGGCTCTGCCTCGCCTGCGTCGAGGCCCTGACCGTGGAAGCCGCCGCGATCACGCTGATGGCCGACACCGGCCACCGCGCCGGCGTCTGGGCCAGCGACGGACGCGCCCGGCGGATGGAGGAGCGGCAGTTCAGCCTGGGCGAAGGCCCGGGCGTGGACGCTTTCCGCAGCCGGCGCCCGGTGTCGGTCGCCGATCTCCTGTCGCCCGCCGAGATGCGCTGGCCGGTGCTGACGGTCGACCTCGCCTCGGCCGCTCCCGTCCACCACGGGCTGCGCAGCGTCTACGTTTCACCGCTCCACCTCGGAACCTCCAGCATCGGCGTCCTGAGCCTCTACCGTTCCGATCCGGGTGTCCCCGGCACCGAGGAGGTCGCCGACATCCAGGTCGCCGCGACCACCGTGACCCTCGCGATCGTCGGCTCGTTCATGGGGCCGTCCGGCGACGTACCGGCTCAACCCTGGCTGGACGATCCGCCGCTCAACGGCGTGGAGGTGGACCAGGCGGTCGGCATGATCATGGTGCAACTGAGCGTGTCCGCCACGGAGGCCCTGGACCGGCTGCGCGCCCACGCCTTCGCGCAGGACCAGGAGATCGACCAGGTCGCGCGTGACGTGGTGCGGCGGCGGCTGCGCTTCACGGAGGAGGACCGATGA